The following nucleotide sequence is from Salvia splendens isolate huo1 chromosome 2, SspV2, whole genome shotgun sequence.
CTGCTAATCACACTGATGGAATGAGCTATATCCGGTCTTGTTGAGATCATAGCATACATTATGCTCCCAACCATATTGGCAAATGGAATTTTCTGCATTTCAATAGCTTCATTCTCTGACTTTGGTCTCTGCTCCACAGACAGCTTAAATTGCTGAGCCAAAGGAGTTGCAGCCTCCttgaggtttttttttttttttaaaaaaaattaacttcatgtatttatatcatatatatgaaggaggaaattacaaatcaactcctataacaaggaggaaagacaaattacgccacccaaggttcgaactcgagacctccgggatggacgcggtatccagcaccctttaccgctaggccaaggggcttggattgcAGCCTCCTTGAGGTTATCCATCTTGAACTTTCTCAAAAGCCTTGATACATAATCATACTGAGTCAGCCAAATCAGTTTCTTCTGTCTATCTCTCACAATGTTCATTCCCAATATTCTTTTGGCTGAGCCcaaatccttcatatcaaaaGCTGCTGTTAGATCATCCTTCACAGATTATAGCTCTTTCTTGCATGCTCCAGCTAAtaacatatcatccacatacagtAGAAGATAAGCAACAAGCACACTATTCTTCCTCTTGatatacacacattcatcatacaATGATTTCTCAAAACCACAGCTGATCATGTGAGTATCAGACCTCTTGTGCCACTGTCTACTTGCTTGTTTCAACCCATAAATGCTCCTTTTGAGTAAACAAACCTTCCCTTCATCTCCAGGGTTTACTAAACCCTCAGGTTGAGACATGTAAATCGTTTCTTCCAACTCACCATGCAAGAAAGCGGTTTTAACATCAAGTTGCTCCATTTCCCAATCCTTCTGTGCAACTACAACAAGCAATATCCGGATagaagtgtgcttaacaactGGAGAGAAGACCTCATTAAAATCCACACCTTGTTCTCGTGTAAATCCTCTTGCAACCAGTCGGGCTTTGAATCTGATATGGTCTCCTTGAGCTACTGATTCAATCTTTTTGTTGAAAATCCACTTACAACTCACAACCTTTCTTCCTTCCACCCTTTCAACTAGTATCCAAGTCCCATTTTTTAGAAGAGACTCTATCTCCTCCACCATAGCATGCATCCACTTATCTGACTCACTTGAGTTGATTGCTTCTCTGTAAGATGCTGGCTCACTATACTCCACCTCCTCAGCAACACAGAGAGCATAAAACAACATTTCACAGTCAGAAAACCTTGCAGGAACCTTCACATTTCTTCTCCTCACTCTATCCCTTGCAAGCTGGTAATTCTCAAGTGATTCTTGATTAGTGTCTTGACTAGTGTCTTGATGATGATCAGAGTCATTAGAGCCTTGATTCTTactctcatcttcaatcttAGATGATGTTACCACTGGCTCCACCTCAAAATCAGTAGCCAAGTTCCTCTGATCAGTCTCTGCCTTCTTTGTCAAGAATGGCATCTCAGATTCCCAGAATACAACATCTCTGCTGATTATAATCTTTGCATTCCCTGGCTCTATACACCACAGCCGGTATCCCTTCAATCCACTTTGGTAACCAAGCATTATACATCTCTGTGCCCTGGCTTCCAATTTACCAAGTCTGATGTGAGCATAGGCCTTGCAGCCAAACACTCTCAACCTGGAGTAATCACCTAATGTCTCATACCATCTGTAATCAGGGGTATCATTACCTATACTTGAAGCTGGACACATATTTAACAATTTCACAGCTATAGAAGCAACTTCAGCCCAGAACTTCTTCTTCAATCCAGCAAAAAGAAGCAAACACCTTACTCTCTCAACAATAGTCCTATTTGCCCTCTCAGCCACACTATTTTGTTGAGGGTTCATAGGAACTGTTCTATGCCGTTTGATGCCCCTACTCTTGCAATAATCATCAAACTCCCATGACAAATACTCTAAACCATTGTCTGTTCTGAGGCACTTCAACACATCCCTCTTCTCAAGCTCAACCTCAGAACACCAATCAGAGAATTTCTTAAAGGCCTCTGACTTCTCTTTGAGTACGTAGATCCAAATCTTCCTTGAGAAGTCATCAATTATTGTCATGTAGTATCTGCCACCTCCTATGGAGTTGACTTGGGCAGGCCCCCATAGATCACTATGGGCATAATCCAATGGTTGAGTAGATAAATGCTTCCCCTTTGGAAAGGATACCTTCTTTGATTTTCCAAGCACACACTCCTCACACTGTAGTGGTTGCTTATCAAGCTGTGCAGACACAACTCCCTTTCTCACAAGCTCTTTCATACTGCCCTCAGCAGGATGGCCTAGCCGCATGTGCCACAATCTCACATCTGATGTCACAGAATTCACTTGTGCCATGGGAACCTGCACTTCTGCCAGTAGATAGTACAAGCTGTCTCTTCTTTAAGCCTCCATCACCTCATTTCCCCCTTTGCTAACCACCAATCTACCCTCAGCAGATGCAAACACACATCCCTTTCTTTCAAGGAGTCCAAGGGAAATCAAATTCCTCTTCACTTGAGGAATATATCTGACATCAGTGAGAGTTCTTGTACAGCCATCATTCATCTTCAACTTCACAGAGCCAACTCCTTCAACTTGGCAAACTTGATTGTTGCCCAGAATCACCGATCCAGTGCTCTCACCAAGATCATGAAACCACATCAAGTTGGAACTCATGTGAAAGCTTCATTCAAGCTGTCAGTGGCATTCACCAACCTTTCCCCAGATTGTGCTTGCTTCTTTTTCCAAGCATAATAATCCCTCTTTAGATGTCcgggtttcttgcaccaatggcaagaTCTTTTCTCAACCCCATTATTCTGGATGTGCTTGGGAGGATAATGCTGAATGTACTTGGGAGCATCATACTCTTCCTTGAATGGCCTCTTGAACTTATGCTTCTTAACATCCAGGCTCTCTGCAATAGATGAGCTAGCCTCGTTTCCCATTCCTTCCTTGTGGAGTTCTTTAGCTCTTACAGCAGTTTGAACCTCCACATAGGTGATCGCCTTATCTCTCCCATATAGCAATGCATCACGCAATTGATCAAAAGACCTAGGAAGAGCATTTAATAACAGAAtagccttatcctcatctccTATAACTGCATCAATATTTTCTAGATCATCTATCGATTTATTAAACTCTTCTAGCTGTTCTAACACCCCTCTATTCTCCAAGAATTTATAGGAATACAGCTTACGCTTCATATACAACCGGTTGGCCTAAGATTTCATGAGATAAAGATCCTCTAACCTGGTAAGAATGCACGTAGCTGTTGTCTCCTTTGCCACCTCCCGCAACACTTTATCGGCGAGGCACAATACAATCGTGCTGTGAGCCTTGGCTTCGATCTCGGCTTGTTTCAACAAAGCCTTCTCATCTTTTTCCTTCGGATCTTTTTGCTTCGTTTCCAAAGCCGATGCAAGCCCTTGCTGTGTCAACATTGCTCGTATTTTCATTCTCCATAACCCGAAATCATTGGTGCCGGTGAATTTCTCAGCTTCAAGTCGAGCTGCCATCTTCAAGGCTCGCGATTCAGAGAATTGCTACGATCTTTAGCTCAGAATCTTGGGAAACAACGATCGATTCCCACGGACGGCGCCAATTGTGATGATCGATATTGATGAACAAGTATTGTGATGAACTAATCTCAAGAGCACGATTCAGTGGAAGGAAACCTTTTATTCAAGAGAGAGAGATCGAAGATACAAAAGTGTGTTACGATTTGAAAAACCGGTTTTGCCTCCATTTAACTAACACTCAAAAtctaacaaccaaaacaaatccaaacgatgtcatttaagctaactaactaatcaCATCCGACAGCTCATGTTTGTCTATATATTAGTTCACAACAACAGGTAACACAGAGCTCGATTAAGCTCTGGATTGCAAGCTACAATCAATCATCCAACAGTGAAATATATGGTCCACTATAaacaaaatggtaaaaagtgaaatgtgacaaattttatgagatggacggaaatggaaaaatgtgatgaaatttaagggacggagggagtaatgaaGATTGCATTGTGTGTGTTTGTGAATGGTGACATAACGAATCATCTATCTTAGAGTTTTATGAACAACAATAACCTAAAATATATGTTCATATCATGTTTAGTTTACTTATCTTCGCTACCAAACTGCCCCGTACAGGCGTACGTGACGCAAGAAGACGTGCTAATGGGGACTCTAACAGTGAGGGAAACCATAACATACTCTGCAAATCTAAGGCTTCCAAGCTCCATGTCCAAGGAGGACATCAACGACATCATAGAAGCAACGATCATGGAAGTCGGGCTGCTCGAATGCGCCGACCGCCAGGTCGGAAACTGGCAAATGAGAGGCATCAGCGGCGGGGAGAAGAAGAGGCTCAGCATTGCCCTCGAGATCCTCGTCCGCCCCCGTCTCTTGTTTCTGGACGAGCCTACCACCGGCCTCGACAGCGCCGCCTCTTTCTTCGTCATTCAATCCATCAAGAATCTCGCCCGAGACGGGAGAACTGTCATCTCCTCCATTCATCAGCCTAGCAGCGAAGTGTTTGCCCTCTTTGATGATCTCTTTCTGCTCTCTGGTGGTGAAACCGTTTACTGCGGTGAAGCCAAGATGGCCATCAAGGTATGTACTGATTGTTGTTGCCTCACTGTAGCTaagtcaaaaatcaaaatatttaatttatcttttttttactCTCTGTGTCACTTATaaaatttgtcaccatttgatccgatacgtgttttaaaaaatgtaatagaaagtgggttgaaaaagttagtggcatgtgcATCCTACTTTTGGCATGTgcatcctacttttatatattaattttataataaaatgtgagtgagaatgaattagtggaatgtgggctccactaccaaaaatggtaaaagtgaaaggtgataaatttttagggacgaacgaaaatggaaataaggaaaaaattttagggacgggggagtattttCTTTCCTACTTTACGCAATGTTCTGTTCTAAATGTTAATCTACAAACTCCATCTTTCCTACTAACTACTATCTTAGTCCATGAAATAATGTTCACATTTGCTATTTTGGTCCATTCTAAAAAAAAGGTCtacatttattttttcatttttttaagtaCATCCCACTTTCGACTAACTCATTACTCACATTCtaatataaaaccaatatatataaAGTGGGACCCGCATTCCActcttttttcaatttttttacatttcttaaaactcgcacCGAGTCAAAATGAGACTTTAAATCGTTGACAGAGGGAGTACCAACTATAATGTGGACCATTGgatttcaagatttgatttAACAAATAATGTCGACAGAAAATGTCATTACAATGTTAATCAGTTGATGTTTACATTGTGTTGACAGTTTCTATTGTATCCGTTGAtatcaaatcttgaaatctaacaatctatataataatttagagtttgtacaatatataaaatttacatTTGATTACATATGGTTCTTTATATAtactattttaagaaattgaacATCATTAAACatctgaaaatttgaaaaattgtgtttgggtTTTGCAGTTTTTTGCTGAAGCAGGATTCCCCTGTCCAAGTCGGAGGAATCCCTCCGATCACTTCCTCCGCTGCATCAACTCGGATTTCGACGTCGTCACAGCCACGTTGAGAGGTTCACAAAGGCACCGtgtatgaataaaaaaaatgctaTTATTAGGAGACTGCATTAACCTAAATAGTAACCATTTCTATTTAGTAAAATATGGTGTTTTGTGAATGACAGGAAACACACATGCCATCAGATCCTCTGATGAATCTTGCAACTGCTGATATCAAATCAGTactaattgaaaaatataagaaGTCGGAGTATGCTAGGAAGACGACATCGAAGGCTCGAGAGATGTCAAACTTTGTAAGAGGAGATGGGGTTTGTTTTAATGAAATATgtttatatgttaaaattatgtAACGGGAAAAGGAATTGCAGGAAGGAGTGGAGATCGAAGCGATTAAGGGAAGCCATGCGAGCTGGTGGAAGCAACTCGTGACATTGACACGAAGATCGTTCGTGAATATGTGTAGAGATGTTGGGTACTATTGGTCGCGAATAGTGATATACACCATTGTCTCTGTTTGCGTTGGAACTTTGTTCTACGATGTGGGGACGAGTTATACTGCAATCTTCGCAAGGGGGGCTTGTGGGGGCTTCGTCACGGGCTTCATGACTTTTATGTCCATCGGAGGCTTCCCATCCTTCATCGAGGAGATGAAGGTAcgtacaaaattaaataatttcatttatttaatttagctGACTCCTCTATAAATGAGTGGATAACGCTGAGTATCTAACACTTATATGGTTAATATGGATTGATTTGCAGATCTTCACTCGAGAGAGGATCAACGGGTATTATGGCGTGGCGGTGTTTATACTATCGAATTTCTTGGCTTCCTTCCCCTTCTTGGTTGCAGTGTCGATTATCACTGGGACGATAACGTTTTACATGGCGTTTCATGCAGAATTCTCTCGCTACGTCTTCTTCTGCCTCAATATCTTTGGAAGCATTGCTATGGTTGAGAGTGTGATGATGATTGTAGCTTCTTTGGTTCCCAACTTCTTAATGGGGATCATTTCTGGGGCTGGAGTTCTGGTAATATAATACTTCTTTCTCACTCACTCATTCATTCAAATATCAACCAAGTATTCTTAATGACTGTATATTTGTTAGGGGATCATGATGATGACAGCCGGTTTCTTTCGGCGCTTGCCAGACCTTCCCAAACCAATTTGGCGCTATCCGATATCGTATATTGGGTACGGTGCATGGGCACTTCAGGTATTTGTTACTCCTCTCAAAATACTAGTCTATCTATTAGGATAGCGAGTCCATTTAGTGGGGTAATTAGATaactcatacaaaatgtttcacctTTGTTTCATATTAATACGAAAAGTTTGAAGTTTACgtaaatcatacaaaaagttcCATTCATGTTTCATTTTAATTCATTCCATCATATGTGTTTAAACGGCGTTAACTTTTTACGTATGTGATACACAGACCATAAAACAATGATGAAATGTTTGTACAAATATGAATGATAAAACTTTTTGTATCAACATGAAACAATATGAAACATTTCGCACTTCACATAGATAAAGATTTAACGacatcataacaaaaataacagAATGTACTAATTTAAAATACGAATGAAACTTTTAATATGATTTATgtaaacttcaaactttttgtactaatatgaaaCAAAGGTGAAACACTGTCTATGAGTTGTCTATGAGTTATGCATTTACCCCCTATAAACAACACACTAGTTGCTCTTAGTCTCTTACAACCAATATGAGATAGTGAGTTCGTAACAGTATTTTATCAAGGAAGTTAGTTAATTAGTTGTGATACATGCAGGGATCATACAAGAATGACATGATTGGACTAGTATTTGATCCTCTAATACCAGGAGATCCAAAAATATCAGGGGAAGATGTGATAACAAAAATGTTTGGTGTATCACTACATCGTTCAAAGTGGTGGGATTTGGTGGCTCTATACAGCCTCATACTATGCTATCGAGTCCTCTTCTTCATCGTGCTCAAGGAGAAGGAGAGAACGGCCGAATACTTCCAGTCCATCTACGCGAAGAGGGCATTGCATCGTTTCAAGAAGAGGCCGTCGTTCAAGAGAAGAGCCTCGTCCAAGAGCCACCTCCACTCTTTGTCTTCTCAAGAAGGCCTCAACTCTCCTCTTCCTTAGCCCTCAACTTGTATCAGCTAGTTTTATCTATATTCAGCTTGTTTTTGTATCAATGAATAACCACTGAAGGGTGATTTTAATATAATCAATATAAACTTGTTTGATTTTCAAATTCAATGTTCTGTTTGGCAAGTGTATTTAAACTTTATTTATATGTTAGTTAATAAGTAATTTAAGCAATTGATGTGGTTATTCTGATCccttatttatatttggttcGATACGATATTGAAAATTTTGTATCGCTATTGTCtctcgaaaatatcgatatgaaagaatcgttatcgtatcgaaagttttgatatataccgaatttcggtataccgaatttttggtatggAAAAAAACTATACCGTTACCATATCGAAATTTCGATATAtcataccgaacttcggtataacGTTCTGAACGGTTATCCAAATTTCGTACGATATACCGAAATTTTATACCATTTCGAATACTTGTATAccgaaaaatataatttcaaaactgaaaaataaaaccaaatttaatataatttcaaCACAATGAAATAAACATTGTTCACATCTCCATAATCAAAATCCAACACAACAAGACACCAAAAAATACCAAAGTCAAGTCAAGTCCgaacaaaatattttttacatatataaataaattaaatgaatatcTATTTACGATTTTAAAATGtttaatcttaaaaaaataaattatattattattactattacaaTCGGTATAAACGGTATGTATTGATTATTCAATATGCATTAATTTTCGatatattttggtataccgataatatcgatatatatcgtatattcgatataaaacggtataccgcggtataagaaaattcatatcgttatcgtatcgaaaacttacgatacggtattgtATCATACTGagaattttggtatttttcggtacgatacgATCGATATACCGTTTTCGGTATATCTACCCAATCctctatatctatacatataaaatTCAGAGTTTTGAAAATAACAACTTAATTCCATTAGAATTATAAGATTATATCTTACTTAATTGTTATTGTAATTTTAAtgcatgaaaaaaaaaagtttttaaaatttttaacatAAATGATGGAAATTGAGGTATTAAATTAACTTGCTAGATAAACCCTCCTAATTCCCTTTCATTAGAGGATAGTTATGTGAAGCTCAAGACAACCCCaaaatatatacacaaaatatccAAAAAAGCTCATAACAAAAAAAGTGATATTGAATTTGCGAATTGATTACCACAAACCTTTCCTTCATGTGGCCAATATATTAACTTTAGAAACGGTTACCAAGAAGTggaaaagtttttattttttatttttgccaATTGGGGAGGTGAATGTTTTTAGaggaaaaaaagtgaaaaaaggtTTTTGGAAAACAATATAGTATGATGAAAGTTTTATTGACCATTCAATACATTCTGCAAACTCATTCTTTGTAGCCAGTTTTCTCACGAGTTTATGAGATTATCTATTTAATTTGTGTTCTTAGCTTTTGCAGAAAAGAAGAAAACCTACAATAATCTCACCGGaaatttattcataataaaTGAGTTAAATGCATGTATGTGTATAAGTAATTCATCGAGAAATGGCATCTAAATTACATAATGAAATTAACTCTAATTGTTGGATATTTCGTCGTTGCCTATGAGGAAGAAGCGGATTTCCATCAACCCGATTTCGATGGACTGAATTTTGGGCGTTAAAGTCGACGGAGAGCTGCTTCCTCGCAGATGTGTCATTCCCTCTCCGACTTTATAGAAAATTGAGAGAAGAAGTTATCAGTTCTTTTTGCAACATTCATTACATTGTAGAACTATGATCAGTTGCTAACTCTAGCTAAATTGGTAACTACAGCTAATTAGAGACCATGTGATCTTTAAAGATCTAGTGATTTATAATTTGCtatgtgtaattttattttattatttatttaaatttaaaatgataaaaagaaaTACCAGATTTAGAGTTTTGGGTCAAATTGTCAATATACTGGATTAAACATATCAACACGATGCCTTgagtatgtcaacacaattttgaATTGacaatttataattattatgtTTCACATATTatgtgttagagtttgtatactagaaatcacctttcgagtgattgaatactgtaaaactctatatgttattttccaaagaaatgaaacagattatttttgtcataatgttgttatgttttacatttaatggatgtttattgaatattttaatgtataagcaacgtaacaaagtctaaatCTTTGTTTTACTAGATCGGTTGTGGGCATCgcccactttaaggtaacacggtcagttctgaacaaagaaaaataagaatttcacaacttaGATAGGCCtaggctacctatcgtgaaaggttgcaatgtcagtcagcatatttctaagccttactgaaataagatgacattggtgtggtatagcactgaattggatctaacagcaagacgagtctttatgctatctaatgaaagacgaggtcttgataattaatttcttaatcaatgtacgttagcattgagcatacggtattgattatgcactactttgacttaccaaaaggtgcgggtttttcacaacccatgaatcctggtatattgggtagtggtgattaatatctagcggtgctaggattgctattatattgaatcgtgcgcgaggtgagtctcgtttgataacgtccacaagaggagttcgaaacaaggttttattattcggaacctagctagttggagtttgattactatatgaataataaataagcgtttcttgctaaatccactcttggagataataataatatgttaattagttaagtccatagcagacattgattaattaatggacgtttctatcttaagcgcgtgAAATtgatgacaaacaaatggaaacccagaatacttgtaatttcgaaattggattgacagtgcaatattacttctgtagtggttgctcgtaatattccaatataagcttatattaaattgtgggttcaatttaattagtaaaaagctaattgggggaggtcatatccaaattcttccttagatccctgactggacccaatattcgactaaatataaataggagaataaaggagacaaaaaatACACTTGTATTTTCttccaaaattttcgtccccctccctATTCACACAGGGGACGATTTCCCTCTCCTCCGAGAGATAGGATttgtgtcttctttatttaagtcctagttcacctgtgagatcagcccacactgatataagattacagtccgggaaccagtcagaagatccgtggtttaatacttaagatcttcacgtggagaagatgcgagccatcttcgattcttcagtgaatcaacgaggtaaattggctaactccgtagcaagcgtgttttagggattatttgtgctaaagcatgt
It contains:
- the LOC121790538 gene encoding ABC transporter G family member 15-like isoform X3: MEIEVAGGGAAASRGGSGGSDVEMGRRRGGNEACLVWRDLTVMLPNFGQGPVKKLLNGLNGYAEPGRTMAIMGPSGSGKSTLLDSLAGFINKSIHMTNGLQRNWQCGAVMILRSRVQTPPPAGRLSALIRKPGQAGLVELRRISRILQKGEFGRLSRNVVMMGDILLNGKKRRHGYGVVAYVTQEDVLMGTLTVRETITYSANLRLPSSMSKEDINDIIEATIMEVGLLECADRQVGNWQMRGISGGEKKRLSIALEILVRPRLLFLDEPTTGLDSAASFFVIQSIKNLARDGRTVISSIHQPSSEVFALFDDLFLLSGGETVYCGEAKMAIKFFAEAGFPCPSRRNPSDHFLRCINSDFDVVTATLRGSQRHRETHMPSDPLMNLATADIKSVLIEKYKKSEYARKTTSKAREMSNFIEAIKGSHASWWKQLVTLTRRSFVNMCRDVGYYWSRIVIYTIVSVCVGTLFYDVGTSYTAIFARGACGGFVTGFMTFMSIGGFPSFIEEMKIFTRERINGYYGVAVFILSNFLASFPFLVAVSIITGTITFYMAFHAEFSRYVFFCLNIFGSIAMVESVMMIVASLVPNFLMGIISGAGVLGIMMMTAGFFRRLPDLPKPIWRYPISYIGYGAWALQGSYKNDMIGLVFDPLIPGDPKISGEDVITKMFGVSLHRSKWWDLVALYSLILCYRVLFFIVLKEKERTAEYFQSIYAKRALHRFKKRPSFKRRASSKSHLHSLSSQEGLNSPLP
- the LOC121790538 gene encoding ABC transporter G family member 15-like isoform X1; translated protein: MEIEVAGGGAAASRGGSGGSDVEMGRRRGGNEACLVWRDLTVMLPNFGQGPVKKLLNGLNGYAEPGRTMAIMGPSGSGKSTLLDSLAGFINKSIHMTNGLQRNWQCGAVMILRSRVQTPPPAGRLSALIRKPGQAGLVELRRISRILQKGEFGRLSRNVVMMGDILLNGKKRRHGYGVVAYVTQEDVLMGTLTVRETITYSANLRLPSSMSKEDINDIIEATIMEVGLLECADRQVGNWQMRGISGGEKKRLSIALEILVRPRLLFLDEPTTGLDSAASFFVIQSIKNLARDGRTVISSIHQPSSEVFALFDDLFLLSGGETVYCGEAKMAIKFFAEAGFPCPSRRNPSDHFLRCINSDFDVVTATLRGSQRHRETHMPSDPLMNLATADIKSVLIEKYKKSEYARKTTSKAREMSNFELQEGVEIEAIKGSHASWWKQLVTLTRRSFVNMCRDVGYYWSRIVIYTIVSVCVGTLFYDVGTSYTAIFARGACGGFVTGFMTFMSIGGFPSFIEEMKIFTRERINGYYGVAVFILSNFLASFPFLVAVSIITGTITFYMAFHAEFSRYVFFCLNIFGSIAMVESVMMIVASLVPNFLMGIISGAGVLGIMMMTAGFFRRLPDLPKPIWRYPISYIGYGAWALQGSYKNDMIGLVFDPLIPGDPKISGEDVITKMFGVSLHRSKWWDLVALYSLILCYRVLFFIVLKEKERTAEYFQSIYAKRALHRFKKRPSFKRRASSKSHLHSLSSQEGLNSPLP
- the LOC121790538 gene encoding ABC transporter G family member 15-like isoform X5, coding for MEIEVAGGGAAASRGGSGGSDVEMGRRRGGNEACLVWRDLTVMLPNFGQGPVKKLLNGLNGYAEPGRTMAIMGPSGSGKSTLLDSLAGRLSRNVVMMGDILLNGKKRRHGYGVVAYVTQEDVLMGTLTVRETITYSANLRLPSSMSKEDINDIIEATIMEVGLLECADRQVGNWQMRGISGGEKKRLSIALEILVRPRLLFLDEPTTGLDSAASFFVIQSIKNLARDGRTVISSIHQPSSEVFALFDDLFLLSGGETVYCGEAKMAIKFFAEAGFPCPSRRNPSDHFLRCINSDFDVVTATLRGSQRHRETHMPSDPLMNLATADIKSVLIEKYKKSEYARKTTSKAREMSNFEGVEIEAIKGSHASWWKQLVTLTRRSFVNMCRDVGYYWSRIVIYTIVSVCVGTLFYDVGTSYTAIFARGACGGFVTGFMTFMSIGGFPSFIEEMKIFTRERINGYYGVAVFILSNFLASFPFLVAVSIITGTITFYMAFHAEFSRYVFFCLNIFGSIAMVESVMMIVASLVPNFLMGIISGAGVLGIMMMTAGFFRRLPDLPKPIWRYPISYIGYGAWALQGSYKNDMIGLVFDPLIPGDPKISGEDVITKMFGVSLHRSKWWDLVALYSLILCYRVLFFIVLKEKERTAEYFQSIYAKRALHRFKKRPSFKRRASSKSHLHSLSSQEGLNSPLP
- the LOC121790538 gene encoding ABC transporter G family member 15-like isoform X2 codes for the protein MEIEVAGGGAAASRGGSGGSDVEMGRRRGGNEACLVWRDLTVMLPNFGQGPVKKLLNGLNGYAEPGRTMAIMGPSGSGKSTLLDSLAGFINKSIHMTNGLQRNWQCGAVMILRSRVQTPPPAGRLSALIRKPGQAGLVELRRISRILQKGEFGRLSRNVVMMGDILLNGKKRRHGYGVVAYVTQEDVLMGTLTVRETITYSANLRLPSSMSKEDINDIIEATIMEVGLLECADRQVGNWQMRGISGGEKKRLSIALEILVRPRLLFLDEPTTGLDSAASFFVIQSIKNLARDGRTVISSIHQPSSEVFALFDDLFLLSGGETVYCGEAKMAIKFFAEAGFPCPSRRNPSDHFLRCINSDFDVVTATLRGSQRHRETHMPSDPLMNLATADIKSVLIEKYKKSEYARKTTSKAREMSNFEGVEIEAIKGSHASWWKQLVTLTRRSFVNMCRDVGYYWSRIVIYTIVSVCVGTLFYDVGTSYTAIFARGACGGFVTGFMTFMSIGGFPSFIEEMKIFTRERINGYYGVAVFILSNFLASFPFLVAVSIITGTITFYMAFHAEFSRYVFFCLNIFGSIAMVESVMMIVASLVPNFLMGIISGAGVLGIMMMTAGFFRRLPDLPKPIWRYPISYIGYGAWALQGSYKNDMIGLVFDPLIPGDPKISGEDVITKMFGVSLHRSKWWDLVALYSLILCYRVLFFIVLKEKERTAEYFQSIYAKRALHRFKKRPSFKRRASSKSHLHSLSSQEGLNSPLP
- the LOC121790538 gene encoding ABC transporter G family member 15-like isoform X4 is translated as MEIEVAGGGAAASRGGSGGSDVEMGRRRGGNEACLVWRDLTVMLPNFGQGPVKKLLNGLNGYAEPGRTMAIMGPSGSGKSTLLDSLAGRLSRNVVMMGDILLNGKKRRHGYGVVAYVTQEDVLMGTLTVRETITYSANLRLPSSMSKEDINDIIEATIMEVGLLECADRQVGNWQMRGISGGEKKRLSIALEILVRPRLLFLDEPTTGLDSAASFFVIQSIKNLARDGRTVISSIHQPSSEVFALFDDLFLLSGGETVYCGEAKMAIKFFAEAGFPCPSRRNPSDHFLRCINSDFDVVTATLRGSQRHRETHMPSDPLMNLATADIKSVLIEKYKKSEYARKTTSKAREMSNFELQEGVEIEAIKGSHASWWKQLVTLTRRSFVNMCRDVGYYWSRIVIYTIVSVCVGTLFYDVGTSYTAIFARGACGGFVTGFMTFMSIGGFPSFIEEMKIFTRERINGYYGVAVFILSNFLASFPFLVAVSIITGTITFYMAFHAEFSRYVFFCLNIFGSIAMVESVMMIVASLVPNFLMGIISGAGVLGIMMMTAGFFRRLPDLPKPIWRYPISYIGYGAWALQGSYKNDMIGLVFDPLIPGDPKISGEDVITKMFGVSLHRSKWWDLVALYSLILCYRVLFFIVLKEKERTAEYFQSIYAKRALHRFKKRPSFKRRASSKSHLHSLSSQEGLNSPLP